Proteins encoded by one window of Carassius auratus strain Wakin chromosome 8, ASM336829v1, whole genome shotgun sequence:
- the LOC113107632 gene encoding uncharacterized protein C1orf194 homolog, with protein MPQERDPFPFPRYENDYTFTGSKEIQILPYDKPTHLAQNDEPWRRLHYRMTRASSRRNVFHYDTKAPKDSLDIHLKSTYDHHLGLFQNKNQILTQKETVALDNGTLKNKELEESLCETENTRMKVWVDSQKASIYSIKGSIESHHTASTNRGYSRKHDGGFYST; from the exons atgcCACAAGAACGAGATCCTTTTCCATTCCCGCGATATGAGAACGATTATACATTTACAGGGAGTAAGGAAATACAG ATATTGCCATACGACAAGCCAACCCACCTCGCACAAAATGACGAACCCTGGAGAAGACTCCATTACAGGATGACACGGGCCAGCTCTCGCCGAAATGTCTTTCATTATGACACTAAA GCACCAAAGGACAGTCTGGACATTCATCTAAAGTCCACATACGATCATCATCTAggattatttcaaaacaaaaatcaaatccTGACGCAGAAGGAAACTGTTGCGTTGGATAATGG gACACTGAAAAACAAAGAATTAGAAGAATCGTTGTGTGAGACTGAAAACACACGAATGAAAGTGTGGGTCGACAGCCAGAAGGCTTCTATATACAGTATCAAAGGGTCCATAG AGTCTCATCACACCGCCTCTACAAACCGAGGTTACTCTCGTAAGCACGATGGCGGCTTTTACTCGACATAA
- the LOC113107633 gene encoding innate immunity activator protein-like isoform X1 — MDCKEEISDSDSGIILNSGPDSPTSPVKDLSTHTRAMRLKQQALEDRLELCVLELKKLCIREAELTGKLPPEYPLLPDEKPPQVRRRIGATFKLDEGFISQDGEESELHALEADLALQRQIYEAARKLSLEEHISKPVKKSRLQQCKREEKKLKELQDAILKHRINHGCVSPQTCYSSRQRDLCMSDDSSLSDAVALDDDSDSAPFSPAVLGSSMDSGFQCLTLLPKNGPKQSSSSSSLDYDASPIQNSPWKESSLDQPYQKQKPSHSVCSSRSSSSPTGSPTDTRMAELPPAPQFVFKSVRNNQPNSAPSTPELPLRRQFSQSFRLPRSKPELTKASSDLGRGRTKLPQRRVTDFTLAYSVQRLYQCSSEDSSSELSISSYSSSSSREMTTEAPKPCPPPYGYHRTTPNKGPSQIHTHSTLKNNNKNPPHLVPGPNRVKIINGTQLQADMTRLQLRQNTQSDPVHTNKPQQVEVTSPKQMLKPPPPYTKVVRTTSLREYPNHPSSVLPRDLVSGDLKTWHQKNNIGISKPRSLERQGSIRIKRPEPPPYHQIPSQKQKVILQRASDGTPLQWYEEEDSEIVSQV, encoded by the exons atggatTGTAAGGAGGAGATCAGTGACTCTGACAGCGGGATCATTTTGAACTCTG GCCCAGACAGTCCCACGTCTCCGGTGAAGGACCTGAGCACTCACACACGTGCCATGAGGCTGAAGCAGCAAGCCCTTGAGGACAGACTGGAGCTTTGTGTCCTGGAGCTAAAGAAACTCTGCATTAGAGAGGCT GAGCTGACTGGAAAGCTGCCCCCCGAATACCCTCTCCTGCCGGACGAGAAGCCTCCGCAAGTCCGGCGACGCATTGGAGCCACTTTCAAACTGGATGAGGGTTTCATTTCACAAGATGGCGAG GAGTCTGAGCTGCACGCGCTCGAGGCTGATCTCGCCCTGCAGCGGCAGATTTATGAGGCAGCCCGAAAGCTCTCCCTCGAGGAGCACATCAGCAAACCGGTGAAGAAAAGCCGACTGCAGCAGTGTAAACGTGAAGAGAAGAAGCTGAAAGAGCTGCAGGATGCGATACTGAAACACCGCATCAACCACGGCTGTGTCTCTCCACAGACCTGCTATTCTTCCAGACAGAGAG ATCTTTGTATGTCTGATGACAGCTCGCTGTCTGATGCTGTTGCCTTAGATGATG ACTCAGACTCTGCTCCCTTTTCTCCAGCCGTTCTGGGGTCTTCCATGGACAGCGGTTTCCAGTGTCTGACTCTCTTGCCCAAAAACGGCCCAAAGCAATCGAGCTCCAGTTCCAGTCTGGACTATGATGCCTCACCCATCCAGAACTCTCCATGGAAGGAGTCCAGCCTGGACCAGCCCTACCAGAAACAAAAACCTTCTCACTCTGTCTGCAGCAGCCGCTCAAG CAGCAGTCCAACAGGCTCACCAACAGACACGAGAATGGCTGAACTTCCTCCAGCACCCCAGTTTGTGTTTAAGAGTGTGCGAAACAATCAGCCAAACAGCGCCCCCTCCACCCCAGAGCTGCCACTGCGCCGACAGTTCTCACAGTCCTTCAG GCTTCCCAGAAGCAAACCAGAGTTGACCAAGGCCAGTTCAGACCTGGGACGGGGCCGGACCAAGTTGCCACAACGACGAGTGACCGATTTCACATTAGCCTACTCAGTTCAACGTTTATATCAGTGCAGCTCTGAAGACAGCAGCTCCGAGCTTTCCATTTCCTCATACAGCAGTTCCTCCAGCCGAGAGATGACCACCGAGGCACCTAAACCCTGTCCGCCTCCATATGGCTACCATCGCACCACTCCAAATAAAGGACCAAGCCAGATCCACACCCACAGTAcactcaaaaacaacaacaaaaacccacCTCACCTTGTGCCCGGCCCCAATCGAGTGAAGATTATCAATGGGACTCAACTTCAGGCAGACATGACAAGGCTGCAACTCAGACAGAATACACAATCTGATCCTGTACATACTAATAAACCTCAACAAGTCGAGGTTACCTCACCCAAACAAATGCTCAAGCCTCCCCCGCCATACACAAAGGTGGTCCGCACGACATCACTAAGAGAATATCCCAACCACCCCAGCAGTGTGCTTCCTCGAGATTTGGTATCAGGGGATCTAAAAACCTGGCACCAGAAAAACAATATAGGCATATCCAAACCCCGCTCACTTGAACGGCAGGGATCGATTCGAATCAAGCGTCCAGAGCCGCCGCCCTACCACCAGATTCCCTCTCAAAAACAG AAGGTGATTCTGCAAAGGGCTTCGGATGGAACGCCGCTGCAGTGGTACGAAGAAGAAGACTCTGAGATCGTGAGTCAGGTGTAA
- the LOC113107633 gene encoding innate immunity activator protein-like isoform X2 encodes MDCKEEISDSDSGIILNSGPDSPTSPVKDLSTHTRAMRLKQQALEDRLELCVLELKKLCIREAELTGKLPPEYPLLPDEKPPQVRRRIGATFKLDEGFISQDGEESELHALEADLALQRQIYEAARKLSLEEHISKPVKKSRLQQCKREEKKLKELQDAILKHRINHGCVSPQTCYSSRQRDLCMSDDSSLSDAVALDDDSDSAPFSPAVLGSSMDSGFQCLTLLPKNGPKQSSSSSSLDYDASPIQNSPWKESSLDQPYQKQKPSHSVCSSRSSSPTGSPTDTRMAELPPAPQFVFKSVRNNQPNSAPSTPELPLRRQFSQSFRLPRSKPELTKASSDLGRGRTKLPQRRVTDFTLAYSVQRLYQCSSEDSSSELSISSYSSSSSREMTTEAPKPCPPPYGYHRTTPNKGPSQIHTHSTLKNNNKNPPHLVPGPNRVKIINGTQLQADMTRLQLRQNTQSDPVHTNKPQQVEVTSPKQMLKPPPPYTKVVRTTSLREYPNHPSSVLPRDLVSGDLKTWHQKNNIGISKPRSLERQGSIRIKRPEPPPYHQIPSQKQKVILQRASDGTPLQWYEEEDSEIVSQV; translated from the exons atggatTGTAAGGAGGAGATCAGTGACTCTGACAGCGGGATCATTTTGAACTCTG GCCCAGACAGTCCCACGTCTCCGGTGAAGGACCTGAGCACTCACACACGTGCCATGAGGCTGAAGCAGCAAGCCCTTGAGGACAGACTGGAGCTTTGTGTCCTGGAGCTAAAGAAACTCTGCATTAGAGAGGCT GAGCTGACTGGAAAGCTGCCCCCCGAATACCCTCTCCTGCCGGACGAGAAGCCTCCGCAAGTCCGGCGACGCATTGGAGCCACTTTCAAACTGGATGAGGGTTTCATTTCACAAGATGGCGAG GAGTCTGAGCTGCACGCGCTCGAGGCTGATCTCGCCCTGCAGCGGCAGATTTATGAGGCAGCCCGAAAGCTCTCCCTCGAGGAGCACATCAGCAAACCGGTGAAGAAAAGCCGACTGCAGCAGTGTAAACGTGAAGAGAAGAAGCTGAAAGAGCTGCAGGATGCGATACTGAAACACCGCATCAACCACGGCTGTGTCTCTCCACAGACCTGCTATTCTTCCAGACAGAGAG ATCTTTGTATGTCTGATGACAGCTCGCTGTCTGATGCTGTTGCCTTAGATGATG ACTCAGACTCTGCTCCCTTTTCTCCAGCCGTTCTGGGGTCTTCCATGGACAGCGGTTTCCAGTGTCTGACTCTCTTGCCCAAAAACGGCCCAAAGCAATCGAGCTCCAGTTCCAGTCTGGACTATGATGCCTCACCCATCCAGAACTCTCCATGGAAGGAGTCCAGCCTGGACCAGCCCTACCAGAAACAAAAACCTTCTCACTCTGTCTGCAGCAGCCGCTCAAG CAGTCCAACAGGCTCACCAACAGACACGAGAATGGCTGAACTTCCTCCAGCACCCCAGTTTGTGTTTAAGAGTGTGCGAAACAATCAGCCAAACAGCGCCCCCTCCACCCCAGAGCTGCCACTGCGCCGACAGTTCTCACAGTCCTTCAG GCTTCCCAGAAGCAAACCAGAGTTGACCAAGGCCAGTTCAGACCTGGGACGGGGCCGGACCAAGTTGCCACAACGACGAGTGACCGATTTCACATTAGCCTACTCAGTTCAACGTTTATATCAGTGCAGCTCTGAAGACAGCAGCTCCGAGCTTTCCATTTCCTCATACAGCAGTTCCTCCAGCCGAGAGATGACCACCGAGGCACCTAAACCCTGTCCGCCTCCATATGGCTACCATCGCACCACTCCAAATAAAGGACCAAGCCAGATCCACACCCACAGTAcactcaaaaacaacaacaaaaacccacCTCACCTTGTGCCCGGCCCCAATCGAGTGAAGATTATCAATGGGACTCAACTTCAGGCAGACATGACAAGGCTGCAACTCAGACAGAATACACAATCTGATCCTGTACATACTAATAAACCTCAACAAGTCGAGGTTACCTCACCCAAACAAATGCTCAAGCCTCCCCCGCCATACACAAAGGTGGTCCGCACGACATCACTAAGAGAATATCCCAACCACCCCAGCAGTGTGCTTCCTCGAGATTTGGTATCAGGGGATCTAAAAACCTGGCACCAGAAAAACAATATAGGCATATCCAAACCCCGCTCACTTGAACGGCAGGGATCGATTCGAATCAAGCGTCCAGAGCCGCCGCCCTACCACCAGATTCCCTCTCAAAAACAG AAGGTGATTCTGCAAAGGGCTTCGGATGGAACGCCGCTGCAGTGGTACGAAGAAGAAGACTCTGAGATCGTGAGTCAGGTGTAA
- the LOC113107633 gene encoding innate immunity activator protein-like isoform X3 has product MDCKEEISDSDSGIILNSGPDSPTSPVKDLSTHTRAMRLKQQALEDRLELCVLELKKLCIREAELTGKLPPEYPLLPDEKPPQVRRRIGATFKLDEGFISQDGEESELHALEADLALQRQIYEAARKLSLEEHISKPVKKSRLQQCKREEKKLKELQDAILKHRINHGCVSPQTCYSSRQRDLCMSDDSSLSDAVALDDAVLGSSMDSGFQCLTLLPKNGPKQSSSSSSLDYDASPIQNSPWKESSLDQPYQKQKPSHSVCSSRSSSSPTGSPTDTRMAELPPAPQFVFKSVRNNQPNSAPSTPELPLRRQFSQSFRLPRSKPELTKASSDLGRGRTKLPQRRVTDFTLAYSVQRLYQCSSEDSSSELSISSYSSSSSREMTTEAPKPCPPPYGYHRTTPNKGPSQIHTHSTLKNNNKNPPHLVPGPNRVKIINGTQLQADMTRLQLRQNTQSDPVHTNKPQQVEVTSPKQMLKPPPPYTKVVRTTSLREYPNHPSSVLPRDLVSGDLKTWHQKNNIGISKPRSLERQGSIRIKRPEPPPYHQIPSQKQKVILQRASDGTPLQWYEEEDSEIVSQV; this is encoded by the exons atggatTGTAAGGAGGAGATCAGTGACTCTGACAGCGGGATCATTTTGAACTCTG GCCCAGACAGTCCCACGTCTCCGGTGAAGGACCTGAGCACTCACACACGTGCCATGAGGCTGAAGCAGCAAGCCCTTGAGGACAGACTGGAGCTTTGTGTCCTGGAGCTAAAGAAACTCTGCATTAGAGAGGCT GAGCTGACTGGAAAGCTGCCCCCCGAATACCCTCTCCTGCCGGACGAGAAGCCTCCGCAAGTCCGGCGACGCATTGGAGCCACTTTCAAACTGGATGAGGGTTTCATTTCACAAGATGGCGAG GAGTCTGAGCTGCACGCGCTCGAGGCTGATCTCGCCCTGCAGCGGCAGATTTATGAGGCAGCCCGAAAGCTCTCCCTCGAGGAGCACATCAGCAAACCGGTGAAGAAAAGCCGACTGCAGCAGTGTAAACGTGAAGAGAAGAAGCTGAAAGAGCTGCAGGATGCGATACTGAAACACCGCATCAACCACGGCTGTGTCTCTCCACAGACCTGCTATTCTTCCAGACAGAGAG ATCTTTGTATGTCTGATGACAGCTCGCTGTCTGATGCTGTTGCCTTAGATGATG CCGTTCTGGGGTCTTCCATGGACAGCGGTTTCCAGTGTCTGACTCTCTTGCCCAAAAACGGCCCAAAGCAATCGAGCTCCAGTTCCAGTCTGGACTATGATGCCTCACCCATCCAGAACTCTCCATGGAAGGAGTCCAGCCTGGACCAGCCCTACCAGAAACAAAAACCTTCTCACTCTGTCTGCAGCAGCCGCTCAAG CAGCAGTCCAACAGGCTCACCAACAGACACGAGAATGGCTGAACTTCCTCCAGCACCCCAGTTTGTGTTTAAGAGTGTGCGAAACAATCAGCCAAACAGCGCCCCCTCCACCCCAGAGCTGCCACTGCGCCGACAGTTCTCACAGTCCTTCAG GCTTCCCAGAAGCAAACCAGAGTTGACCAAGGCCAGTTCAGACCTGGGACGGGGCCGGACCAAGTTGCCACAACGACGAGTGACCGATTTCACATTAGCCTACTCAGTTCAACGTTTATATCAGTGCAGCTCTGAAGACAGCAGCTCCGAGCTTTCCATTTCCTCATACAGCAGTTCCTCCAGCCGAGAGATGACCACCGAGGCACCTAAACCCTGTCCGCCTCCATATGGCTACCATCGCACCACTCCAAATAAAGGACCAAGCCAGATCCACACCCACAGTAcactcaaaaacaacaacaaaaacccacCTCACCTTGTGCCCGGCCCCAATCGAGTGAAGATTATCAATGGGACTCAACTTCAGGCAGACATGACAAGGCTGCAACTCAGACAGAATACACAATCTGATCCTGTACATACTAATAAACCTCAACAAGTCGAGGTTACCTCACCCAAACAAATGCTCAAGCCTCCCCCGCCATACACAAAGGTGGTCCGCACGACATCACTAAGAGAATATCCCAACCACCCCAGCAGTGTGCTTCCTCGAGATTTGGTATCAGGGGATCTAAAAACCTGGCACCAGAAAAACAATATAGGCATATCCAAACCCCGCTCACTTGAACGGCAGGGATCGATTCGAATCAAGCGTCCAGAGCCGCCGCCCTACCACCAGATTCCCTCTCAAAAACAG AAGGTGATTCTGCAAAGGGCTTCGGATGGAACGCCGCTGCAGTGGTACGAAGAAGAAGACTCTGAGATCGTGAGTCAGGTGTAA